The Hydrogenimonas thermophila genome has a window encoding:
- a CDS encoding transposase, protein ENLSNYFKYPADIRRIIYTTNIIESVHRQFRKLTKTKGAFPNENSLLKLLYMGIQNAQKKWTMPMRNWSLTLSQLAIFFEGRLEEALEL, encoded by the coding sequence GGAAAATTTGTCCAACTACTTCAAATATCCAGCAGATATAAGACGCATTATCTATACAACCAATATTATTGAATCTGTACATAGACAGTTCAGAAAATTAACTAAAACTAAAGGAGCATTTCCAAATGAAAATTCACTTTTAAAACTACTCTATATGGGAATTCAGAACGCACAGAAAAAGTGGACAATGCCGATGCGTAACTGGAGTCTGACACTTTCACAACTGGCTATATTTTTCGAAGGTAGGCTCGAAGAAGCCCTTGAACTATGA